In a single window of the Nilaparvata lugens isolate BPH chromosome 1, ASM1435652v1, whole genome shotgun sequence genome:
- the LOC111044521 gene encoding NADH-ubiquinone oxidoreductase 75 kDa subunit, mitochondrial, with protein MLRTPLHRALLPCVREALSVSRASVTTAPEKIEVFIDDKRVMVEPGTTVLQAAALVGVEIPRFCYHERLAVAGNCRMCLVEVEKSPKPVAACAMPVMKGWRIKTNSEMTKKAREGVMEFLLVNHPLDCPICDQGGECDLQDQSMAFGSDRSRFTDIDYSGKRAVEDKDIGPLVKTIMTRCIHCTRCIRFASEVAGIDDLGTTGRGNEMQVGTYVEKMFLSELSGNIIDLCPVGALTSKPYSFTARPWETRKTESVDVHDAVGSNIVVSTRTGEVLRILPRVNEEVNEEWLSDKSRFAYDGLKRQRLISPMLKVGGQLAAVDWEDALISCARQLVEAGPQAAAIVGGLVDAEALVALKDLFNRLGSEQLYTEEAFPATGAATDLRSTYILNNKITGVEEADLILLVGTNPRFEAPLLNARIRKSYVHNELDIALIGPQLNLTYDYTHVGEGPDVLKQLLSDSHPFARKLKAAKKPMIILGAQQLKRPDGAAILASVQQIAQKLGKTHDGWKVLNVLQQTASQVAALDLGYKTNARAILEHPPKVLFLLGADEGIIQRSDLPASTFVIYQGHHGDQGASMADAILPGATYTEKQGTYVNTEGRAQQTLVAVTPPGMARDDWKIIRALSEVSGFKLDFDTLAEVRLRLEEVAPNLVKYDEVEEANFFKEASELNKDASAKLGNESFDVKLKNLEDFYMTNSISRASETMAKCVQAVMKQKQSKYYEAQSA; from the exons ATGCTTCGCACCCCTTTGCATAGGGCTCTGCTGCCCTGTGTGAGGGAAGCCCTATCCGTTTCCAGGGCTAGTGTAACCACCGCACCAGAAAAAATAGAAGTTTTCATAGATGATAAAAGAGTGATGGTCGAGCCTGGAACTACTGTTCTTCAG gCGGCTGCACTTGTAGGAGTAGAAATTCCCCGTTTTTGCTATCATGAACGTCTTGCTGTTGCTGGAAACTGTAGAATGTGTCTGGTTGAAGTCGAAAAGTCACCAAag CCGGTAGCAGCTTGTGCCATGCCGGTGATGAAGGGCTGGCGCATCAAGACCAATTCGGAGATGACGAAGAAGGCGAGAGAGGGCGTGATGGAGTTCCTGCTGGTGAATCACCCGCTCGACTGTCCGATCTGCGACCAGGGCGGCGAATGCGACCTCCAGGATCAGAGCATGGCGTTCGGCAGCGACCGCAGTCGCTTCACCGACATCGACTACTCTGGCAAAAG GGCTGTGGAAGACAAGGATATAGGTCCATTGGTGAAGACAATTATGACGCGTTGCATCCATTGCACGAGGTGTATACGTTTCGCGTCCGAAGTGGCCGGCATCGACGACTTGGGAACCACTGGTCGTGGCAACGAAATGCAG GTGGGAACTTACGTTGAGAAAATGTTCTTATCCGAATTGTCGGGCAACATAATAGATTTGTGCCCGGTTGGTGCTCTGACCTCGAAGCCGTACTCGTTCACGGCCCGGCCGTGGGAGACGAGGAAGACGGAGAGTGTGGACGTGCACGACGCAGTCGGATCCAACATTGTCGTCTCCACCAGGACCGGAGAAGTGCTCAGAATTCTGCCCAGGGTCAATGAG GAGGTGAACGAGGAGTGGCTGTCGGACAAGTCGCGGTTCGCGTACGACGGCCTGAAGCGGCAGCGACTCATCTCGCCGATGCTGAAGGTGGGGGGTCAGCTGGCAGCTGTGGACTGGGAAGACGCGCTGATCAGCTGTGCACGCCAGCTGGTGGAGGCGGGACCACAGGCGGCCGCCATTGTGGGCGGGCTCGTCGACGCCGAGGCACTTGTCGCCCTCAAGGACCTCTTCAACCGCCTCGGATCCGAGCAGCTCTACACCGAGGAGGCCTTCCCCGCCACCGGCGCTGCCACCGACCTCAGGTCCACCTACATCCTCAACAACAAGATCACTG GTGTTGAAGAAGCCGATTTGATTCTGTTGGTTGGCACGAACCCACGATTCGAGGCTCCCCTGCTGAACGCGCGAATCCGTAAATCATACGTGCATAATGAGCTGGACATCGCTCTCATCGGGCCTCAACTCAATCTCACCTATGATTACACT CACGTAGGTGAAGGACCTGATGTACTGAAGCAACTGCTGTCCGATTCACATCCGTTTGCTAGGAAGTTGAAGGCAGCTAAGAAGCCGATGATCATCCTTGGCGCTCAGCAGTTGAAGCGACCCGATGGCGCCGCCATTCTCGCGTCTGTGCAGCAGATTGCGCAGAAGCTCGGCAAAACGCAC GACGGGTGGAAGGTGTTGAACGTGCTGCAGCAGACAGCGTCGCAGGTGGCCGCCCTCGACCTCGGCTACAAGACCAACGCCAGGGCCATCCTCGAGCACCCGCCCAAGGTGCTGTTCCTGCTCGGAGCCGACGAAGGCATCATTCAGCGCTCTGATCTGCCCGCCAGCACTTTTGTCATCTATCAAG GACACCACGGTGACCAGGGAGCGTCGATGGCGGATGCGATTCTGCCTGGTGCCACCTACACAGAAAAGCAGGGCACCTACGTGAACACAGAGGGCCGAGCGCAGCAGACGCTTGTCGCCGTCACACCGCCCGGCATGGCTCGCGACGACTGGAAGATCATCCGCGCTCTCTCCGAG GTGAGTGGCTTCAAACTGGATTTCGATACCCTGGCAGAAGTGAGGCTGAGGCTGGAAGAGGTTGCTCCAAATCTGGTGAAATATGATGAAGTAGAAGAGGCCAACTTCTTCAAGGAGGCTAGTGAATTGAACAAG gATGCTAGTGCAAAGCTGGGCAATGAATCATTTGATGTGAAATTGAAGAACTTGGAAGACTTCTACATGACGAATTCTATCAGCAGGGCATCAGAAACAATGGCAAAATGTGTACAGGCAGTCATGAAGCAGAAGCAGTCCAAGTATTACGAGGCGCAATCAGCCTAG